One window of Rhizobium leguminosarum genomic DNA carries:
- the clpS gene encoding ATP-dependent Clp protease adapter ClpS, producing MIAKPIRMQNDGERNGENGNRTSVITRTKPKTKKPNLYRVLLLNDDYTPMEFVIHILERFFQKDRESATRIMLHVHNHGVGECGIFTYEVAETKVSQVMDFARQHQHPLQCVMEKK from the coding sequence ATGATCGCAAAGCCGATCCGGATGCAGAATGACGGCGAAAGGAACGGGGAGAACGGAAATCGAACCTCGGTCATCACACGCACCAAGCCGAAGACCAAGAAGCCCAATCTGTACCGCGTGCTGCTTTTGAACGACGACTACACTCCCATGGAATTCGTCATCCATATTCTGGAGCGTTTTTTTCAAAAGGATCGTGAAAGTGCCACCCGCATCATGCTCCATGTCCACAACCACGGCGTCGGCGAATGCGGAATATTCACATACGAGGTAGCGGAAACGAAGGTCAGCCAGGTGATGGACTTCGCCCGGCAGCACCAGCATCCGCTGCAATGCGTCATGGAAAAGAAGTGA
- a CDS encoding phasin family protein — MFNFDDANRKSKEAVDTALKTYSDTTKGFQAIAAEAADYSKKSFQDAVTHFETLAGVKSFEAAFELQSNYVKAYFEGFVSETTKLGEMYADLAKSAYKPYEAPVAAAVAKTTKPAPISTPAAA, encoded by the coding sequence ATGTTCAACTTTGACGATGCAAACAGGAAGAGCAAGGAAGCCGTCGATACGGCGCTGAAAACCTATTCCGACACGACCAAGGGCTTCCAGGCGATTGCCGCCGAAGCCGCGGACTATTCGAAGAAGTCCTTTCAGGACGCGGTGACGCATTTTGAAACCCTGGCTGGCGTCAAGAGCTTCGAGGCCGCTTTCGAACTGCAGAGCAACTACGTCAAGGCATATTTCGAAGGCTTCGTCTCCGAGACCACGAAGCTCGGCGAGATGTATGCCGATCTGGCCAAATCCGCTTACAAGCCCTATGAAGCGCCTGTCGCCGCTGCCGTCGCCAAGACCACCAAGCCGGCGCCGATTTCGACGCCCGCTGCCGCATGA
- a CDS encoding DUF3126 family protein, with amino-acid sequence MKPEEIKKLDAYFKRTLNPQVVVKARPRKDDSAEVYLGEEFLGLVYVDDEDGDRSYNFSMAILDVDL; translated from the coding sequence GTGAAGCCTGAAGAAATCAAGAAGCTCGACGCCTATTTCAAACGCACGCTCAACCCGCAGGTCGTCGTCAAGGCGCGTCCGCGCAAGGATGATTCTGCGGAGGTCTATCTCGGCGAAGAATTTCTGGGCCTCGTCTATGTCGATGACGAGGACGGCGACCGCTCCTACAACTTTTCGATGGCGATCCTCGACGTCGATCTCTGA
- the cysE gene encoding serine O-acetyltransferase: MVAKTDIRAFETGHPLKVMDPIWDSLREEARLAAERDPVLAAFLYATVINHRSLEECVIHRICERLDHPDIQATLLRQTFEEMLLDWPEWSTILRVDIQAIYDRDPACLRFMEAVLYFKGFHALQTHRLAHWLLNRGRRDFALYLQSRSSSVFQTDINPAARIGKGIFLDHATGLVVGETAVIGDNVSILHGVTLGGTGKEGADRHPKIGSGVMIGAGAKILGNIEIGFCSRVAAGSVVLKAVPPKKTVAGVPAKVVGEAGCSEPSRNMDQVIGADI; the protein is encoded by the coding sequence ATGGTCGCAAAGACTGACATTCGTGCTTTTGAGACAGGCCATCCGTTGAAGGTGATGGATCCCATCTGGGATAGCCTGCGCGAGGAAGCCCGGCTCGCCGCCGAACGGGACCCGGTTCTTGCCGCCTTCCTCTACGCGACGGTGATCAACCACCGTTCGCTCGAGGAATGTGTCATTCACCGTATCTGCGAACGTCTCGATCATCCCGACATACAGGCGACTCTGCTTCGCCAGACCTTCGAGGAAATGCTCCTCGACTGGCCGGAGTGGAGCACCATCCTGCGTGTCGATATCCAGGCCATCTACGACCGCGATCCCGCTTGCCTGCGTTTCATGGAAGCAGTGCTCTATTTCAAGGGCTTCCATGCTCTGCAGACACACCGTCTCGCGCATTGGCTGCTGAACCGCGGCCGGCGGGATTTCGCGCTCTATCTGCAGAGCCGCTCCTCCAGCGTCTTCCAGACCGACATCAACCCGGCCGCTCGTATCGGCAAGGGCATCTTTCTCGATCACGCCACCGGCCTCGTCGTCGGCGAGACGGCGGTTATCGGCGACAACGTCTCGATCCTGCACGGCGTCACGCTCGGCGGCACCGGCAAAGAGGGCGCCGACCGCCATCCGAAGATCGGCAGCGGCGTCATGATCGGCGCTGGCGCAAAGATCCTCGGCAATATCGAGATCGGCTTCTGCTCACGCGTTGCCGCTGGCTCTGTCGTACTGAAGGCCGTGCCGCCCAAAAAGACGGTCGCCGGCGTGCCGGCCAAGGTCGTCGGCGAAGCCGGTTGTTCCGAGCCGTCGCGTAACATGGACCAGGTGATCGGCGCCGATATCTGA
- a CDS encoding alpha/beta fold hydrolase, whose translation MNLNTPVFSSFTHDGLQLAFFDEGDPAGVPVLLIHGFASTANVNWVHPGWLKTLGDAGYRVIAIDNRGHGASDKPHDAEAYRPWVMAGDAIALLDHLGIPEANVMGYSMGARISVFAALANPHRVRSLVLGGLGIGMTDGVGDWDPIADSLLALSLEDVTDARGRMFRAFADQTKSDRVALADCIRGSRDLVARSDITRLDMPTLIGVGTRDDIAGSPQELAALMPNAEALDIPGRDHMLAVGDRVFKQAVLAFYAKVARG comes from the coding sequence ATGAACCTGAATACGCCCGTATTTTCAAGCTTCACCCATGACGGATTGCAACTCGCATTCTTTGATGAGGGCGATCCGGCCGGCGTGCCCGTTCTGTTGATCCACGGTTTTGCTTCGACCGCAAACGTCAACTGGGTGCATCCGGGCTGGCTGAAGACACTCGGTGATGCCGGCTACCGGGTGATCGCCATCGACAATCGCGGTCACGGCGCAAGCGACAAGCCGCACGATGCCGAAGCCTATCGTCCCTGGGTGATGGCCGGCGATGCGATCGCGCTGCTGGATCATCTCGGCATTCCGGAAGCCAATGTCATGGGCTATTCGATGGGCGCGCGCATTTCCGTCTTTGCCGCCCTTGCCAATCCGCATCGCGTCCGTTCGCTGGTGCTCGGCGGCCTCGGCATCGGTATGACCGACGGCGTCGGCGACTGGGATCCGATCGCCGACTCGCTGCTGGCACTCTCGCTGGAAGACGTGACGGATGCCCGCGGCCGCATGTTCCGCGCCTTCGCCGACCAGACGAAAAGCGACCGCGTCGCCCTTGCCGACTGCATCCGCGGCTCGCGCGATCTCGTCGCCCGCTCGGATATCACCAGGCTCGACATGCCGACGCTGATCGGCGTCGGCACCAGGGATGATATTGCCGGCTCGCCGCAGGAATTGGCGGCGCTGATGCCCAATGCCGAAGCGCTCGATATTCCGGGCCGCGATCACATGCTCGCCGTCGGTGACAGAGTTTTCAAGCAGGCGGTGCTGGCCTTCTACGCGAAGGTTGCCAGAGGGTGA
- a CDS encoding zinc-finger domain-containing protein, whose translation MAGHNIPHFQNDGGHRVIEVGVKEFMCTGASAPFDHPHIFIDMGDDNEKVCSYCSTLYRFNSALKPSQTNPAGCVFHVKAA comes from the coding sequence ATGGCCGGCCACAATATTCCCCACTTCCAGAACGACGGCGGTCACCGGGTTATCGAAGTCGGCGTCAAGGAATTCATGTGCACCGGCGCTTCGGCCCCATTCGACCATCCGCATATCTTCATCGACATGGGTGACGACAACGAGAAGGTCTGTTCCTACTGCTCGACGCTCTATCGTTTCAATTCCGCGCTGAAGCCCAGCCAGACCAATCCGGCTGGCTGCGTTTTCCACGTGAAGGCGGCCTAA
- a CDS encoding FAD-dependent monooxygenase: MPVEHAAIIGAGISGLTAALSLSRRGISSDIFEQAGELADIGAGLQVSPNASRILAELGILEGLSKAWLEPEAIRLISGSSLRQLAAVPAGKFARQRWGAPYGVLHRSTLQKALLAAVEADPLCRLHLGVRMDATLPPFERDADVVIGADGVWSKLRQSVPGSPSPRFSGNIAYRFTIAEDAAPGFLDRTSVSAFLGGSAHLVCYPLRETGCFNMVAITAGNIAPQAWQSEPTAEQRAELRTRFSGWNAAIVSLLEQHRALTFWPLFETSAGAWQDGRKTVLIGDAAHAMMPFAAQGAAMAIEDAYELAAFLSNRAVAQALLLFERHRAPRIAKLRQRGAFNRFAYHAKGPIRIGRDLVLGLKPPQSLAADLDWIYGYRALRLP; this comes from the coding sequence ATGCCGGTCGAACATGCCGCCATCATCGGCGCCGGGATTTCAGGGCTGACCGCCGCGCTTTCGCTTTCGCGCCGGGGTATCAGCTCTGACATCTTCGAGCAGGCAGGCGAACTTGCCGACATCGGCGCCGGATTGCAGGTCTCGCCGAACGCCTCCCGTATTCTCGCCGAACTCGGTATCCTTGAAGGGCTGTCAAAGGCCTGGCTCGAGCCTGAGGCGATCCGGCTGATATCCGGCAGTTCTCTGCGCCAGCTGGCGGCGGTGCCAGCAGGCAAATTCGCGCGGCAACGCTGGGGCGCTCCCTATGGTGTCCTGCATCGCAGCACATTGCAGAAAGCGCTTCTGGCTGCGGTTGAGGCCGATCCGCTCTGCCGGCTTCACCTTGGTGTCCGGATGGACGCGACGCTGCCGCCTTTCGAGCGCGACGCCGATGTCGTCATCGGCGCCGACGGCGTCTGGTCGAAGCTCCGGCAGTCCGTTCCAGGCAGCCCCTCGCCGCGCTTTTCCGGCAATATCGCCTACCGCTTTACCATTGCCGAGGATGCGGCGCCCGGTTTCCTCGACCGGACAAGCGTTTCAGCGTTTCTCGGCGGTTCGGCGCATCTCGTCTGTTACCCCTTAAGGGAGACCGGCTGTTTCAACATGGTGGCGATCACCGCCGGCAATATCGCGCCGCAGGCCTGGCAAAGCGAACCGACGGCCGAGCAGCGTGCAGAGCTCAGGACCCGCTTTTCCGGCTGGAACGCCGCGATCGTCTCGCTGCTCGAACAACACCGGGCGCTGACCTTCTGGCCGCTGTTCGAGACCTCCGCTGGTGCCTGGCAGGACGGCCGCAAGACGGTGCTGATCGGCGACGCCGCGCATGCGATGATGCCGTTTGCCGCACAGGGAGCGGCCATGGCGATCGAAGACGCCTACGAACTTGCCGCGTTTCTTTCCAACCGTGCGGTGGCGCAGGCCCTATTACTCTTCGAAAGACATCGAGCGCCACGCATTGCCAAGCTTCGCCAGCGCGGCGCCTTCAACCGGTTTGCCTATCATGCGAAAGGGCCGATCCGGATCGGCCGCGACCTCGTGCTCGGCCTCAAGCCGCCGCAAAGCCTGGCGGCGGATCTCGACTGGATCTACGGCTATCGAGCCCTGCGCCTGCCATAA
- a CDS encoding cystathionine beta-lyase, with the protein MKDKDSLLQNAGINTRLTHIGNDPFDYHGFVNPPVVHASTVLFPNARTMETRSQKYTYGTRGTPTTDALCEAIDALEGSAGTILVPSGLAAVTIPFLGFVAAGDHALVVDSVYGPTRHFCDTMLKRLGVEVEYYDPAIGAGIEGLFRPNTKLVHTEAPGSNTFEMQDIPAISAVAHRHGAVVMMDNTWATPLYFRPLDHGVDISIHASTKYPSGHSDILLGTVSANAAHWERLKEANGVLGICGAPDDAYQILRGLRTMGLRLERHYESALDIAEWLEGREDVARVLHPALPSFPSHHLWKRDFKGASGIFSFVLAADGPEKSRAKAHAFLDALRIFGLGYSWGGFESLALHAYLNDRTVAKAPTDGAVIRLQIGLEDVVDLKADIERGFAAASAV; encoded by the coding sequence ATGAAAGACAAAGACAGCTTGCTGCAGAACGCCGGCATCAACACCCGCCTGACCCATATCGGCAACGACCCCTTCGACTATCACGGCTTCGTCAATCCGCCGGTCGTGCATGCCTCGACAGTGTTGTTCCCGAATGCGCGGACGATGGAGACGCGCTCGCAGAAATATACCTACGGAACGCGCGGTACCCCGACGACGGATGCGCTCTGCGAAGCGATCGATGCGCTCGAAGGCTCGGCCGGCACGATCCTCGTCCCCTCGGGCCTTGCGGCGGTCACCATTCCGTTCCTGGGTTTCGTCGCTGCCGGCGACCATGCGCTCGTCGTCGATTCGGTCTACGGCCCGACGCGCCATTTCTGCGACACGATGTTGAAGCGTCTTGGCGTCGAGGTGGAATATTACGATCCGGCGATCGGCGCCGGCATCGAGGGCCTGTTCCGGCCGAACACCAAGCTTGTTCACACCGAAGCTCCCGGCTCCAACACCTTTGAGATGCAGGATATTCCGGCAATCTCGGCGGTTGCGCATCGCCACGGCGCCGTCGTCATGATGGACAATACCTGGGCGACACCGCTCTATTTCCGGCCGCTCGATCACGGCGTCGACATCTCGATCCACGCATCGACGAAATATCCGTCCGGCCATTCCGATATCCTGCTCGGAACGGTGTCGGCCAATGCCGCACACTGGGAGCGCCTGAAGGAAGCAAACGGTGTGCTCGGCATCTGCGGCGCACCCGATGACGCCTACCAGATCCTGCGCGGATTGCGTACCATGGGCCTGCGCCTCGAGCGGCACTATGAAAGCGCGCTTGATATCGCAGAATGGCTGGAGGGCAGGGAGGACGTTGCCCGCGTGCTGCATCCGGCCCTGCCGAGCTTTCCCTCTCACCATCTCTGGAAGCGCGATTTCAAGGGCGCCAGCGGTATCTTTTCCTTCGTGCTTGCCGCCGATGGCCCCGAGAAGTCCCGAGCAAAGGCGCATGCCTTTCTCGATGCGCTGCGGATTTTCGGTCTCGGCTATTCCTGGGGCGGCTTTGAAAGCCTCGCCTTGCACGCCTATCTCAACGATCGCACGGTCGCCAAGGCCCCGACCGATGGTGCGGTCATCCGCCTGCAGATCGGCCTCGAGGATGTGGTTGACCTCAAGGCCGATATCGAACGGGGGTTTGCCGCCGCAAGTGCCGTCTAA
- a CDS encoding amino acid ABC transporter substrate-binding protein gives MKNKLLSAALGAAVFALGASAASATTLTDVKAKGFVQCGVNTGLTGFAAPDASGNWAGFDVDFCKAVASAVFGDPTKVKYTPTNAKERFTALQSGEIDVLSRNTTWTINRDTALGFNFRPVTYYDGQGFMVRKSLNVKSALELSGAAICVQSGTTTELNLADYFKTNNLQYNPVVFENLPEVNAAYDAGRCDVYTTDQSGLYSLRLTLKNPDEHVILPEIISKEPLGPAVRQGDDQWFDIVSWTAYALINAEEFGITQANVDEMKNSPNPDIKRFLGSEADTKIGTDLGLTNEWAYNVIKGVGNYGEIFERNIGQGSPLKIARGLNALWNKGGIQYAPPVR, from the coding sequence ATGAAGAACAAGCTTCTGTCCGCCGCTCTCGGCGCAGCAGTTTTCGCTCTTGGCGCCTCGGCTGCCTCGGCCACGACACTCACCGATGTAAAGGCTAAGGGTTTCGTTCAGTGCGGCGTCAATACCGGCCTTACCGGCTTTGCCGCACCTGACGCTTCCGGCAATTGGGCTGGCTTCGACGTCGACTTCTGCAAGGCCGTCGCTTCGGCCGTCTTCGGCGACCCCACCAAGGTGAAGTACACACCGACAAATGCGAAGGAGCGCTTCACGGCACTGCAGTCCGGCGAAATCGACGTTCTCTCGCGCAATACGACCTGGACGATCAATCGCGACACAGCGCTCGGCTTCAATTTCCGTCCTGTCACCTATTATGACGGTCAGGGTTTCATGGTGCGCAAGAGCCTGAACGTGAAGTCGGCGCTGGAACTTTCCGGCGCCGCAATCTGCGTGCAGTCGGGCACGACCACGGAACTGAACCTCGCCGATTACTTCAAGACGAACAATCTGCAGTACAATCCGGTCGTCTTCGAAAATCTTCCTGAGGTCAACGCGGCCTACGACGCCGGTCGTTGCGACGTTTACACGACCGACCAATCCGGTCTCTATTCACTGCGATTGACGCTTAAGAATCCCGACGAACATGTCATTCTTCCTGAGATCATCTCGAAGGAGCCGCTTGGCCCGGCCGTCCGCCAGGGTGACGATCAGTGGTTCGATATCGTTTCCTGGACGGCTTATGCGCTGATCAATGCCGAAGAGTTCGGCATTACCCAGGCAAATGTCGACGAGATGAAGAACTCGCCGAACCCTGACATCAAGCGCTTCCTTGGCAGCGAGGCCGATACCAAGATCGGCACCGATCTCGGCCTGACCAATGAGTGGGCCTACAACGTCATCAAGGGCGTCGGCAACTATGGCGAAATCTTCGAGCGCAATATCGGCCAGGGTAGCCCGCTCAAGATCGCACGCGGTTTGAATGCTCTCTGGAACAAGGGCGGCATCCAGTACGCACCGCCGGTTCGTTAA
- a CDS encoding amino acid ABC transporter permease encodes MTHEAVDSTPLHSTGLTLRSAMYDPKYRSIFFQVLTIVVLVAFVWWVAHNTAVNLARSNTASGFGFLRGRAGFEIGQSLISFSSDSTYARALVVGILNTLLVAVTGIFTATIIGFLIGIGRLSHNWLIAKLCTVYVEIFRNIPPLLVIFFWYLGVLSVLPQPRESVGLPFSMFLNNRGLAFPKPIFETGMIAVGIALVIGIVVAIVMARWAHKRQAATGQPFHTVWASIALILGLPLLVFVVSGFPLSFDFPVAGKFNLTGGSVVGPEFISLFLALSFYTASFIAEIVRGGIRGVPKGQSEAAGALGLHPSSVTRLVVVPQALRIIIPPLTSQYLNLTKNSSLAIAIGFSDLVAVGGTILNQSGQAIEVVCIWGIVYLSLSILTSLFMNWFNAKMALVER; translated from the coding sequence ATGACGCATGAGGCTGTGGATTCGACACCTTTGCATAGCACCGGCTTGACTTTGCGGTCGGCAATGTACGACCCGAAATACCGGAGCATATTTTTCCAGGTTCTAACAATCGTTGTCCTCGTCGCGTTTGTGTGGTGGGTGGCCCACAACACGGCGGTGAACCTTGCCCGCAGCAATACGGCATCGGGTTTCGGCTTTCTTCGCGGTCGCGCCGGTTTCGAAATCGGCCAATCGCTGATCAGCTTTTCGAGCGACTCGACCTATGCGCGCGCACTTGTCGTCGGCATTCTGAATACCTTGCTGGTGGCGGTGACCGGTATATTCACGGCGACCATCATCGGCTTCCTGATCGGGATCGGCCGGCTGTCGCACAACTGGCTGATTGCCAAGCTCTGCACGGTCTATGTCGAAATCTTCCGCAACATTCCGCCGTTGCTCGTCATCTTTTTCTGGTATCTCGGCGTTCTCTCCGTCTTGCCACAGCCGCGCGAGTCGGTGGGTCTGCCGTTCAGCATGTTCCTCAACAACAGAGGACTAGCCTTCCCGAAGCCGATCTTCGAGACAGGCATGATTGCGGTCGGGATCGCCCTGGTGATCGGGATTGTTGTCGCCATCGTCATGGCGCGCTGGGCCCATAAGCGCCAAGCGGCCACCGGCCAGCCGTTCCACACGGTATGGGCGTCGATCGCGCTGATCCTCGGCTTGCCATTGCTGGTCTTCGTTGTCTCCGGCTTTCCGCTCAGCTTCGACTTTCCCGTCGCTGGAAAGTTCAACCTGACGGGCGGCTCCGTCGTCGGCCCCGAATTCATATCGCTGTTTCTCGCTCTGTCCTTTTATACCGCCTCGTTCATCGCCGAGATCGTTCGCGGCGGCATTCGCGGCGTTCCAAAGGGCCAATCCGAAGCAGCCGGCGCGTTGGGGCTGCATCCATCGAGCGTGACGAGACTTGTCGTGGTGCCACAGGCGCTGCGCATCATCATCCCGCCGCTGACCAGCCAGTATTTAAACCTGACCAAGAACTCCTCACTCGCCATCGCGATCGGCTTTTCGGATCTTGTTGCCGTCGGCGGCACGATCCTCAACCAGAGCGGTCAAGCGATCGAGGTCGTTTGCATCTGGGGTATCGTCTATCTCAGCTTGAGCATTCTCACGTCGCTGTTCATGAATTGGTTCAATGCCAAGATGGCACTGGTGGAGAGATAA
- a CDS encoding amino acid ABC transporter permease — protein sequence MSITDQSFVRTSILAAEPPPRGERGAGAWIRRNLLATPKDVILTILALALIAWAVPHLVNWLFIQAVWFGPDRTFCATTIQGGIQPDGWSGACWAFISAKYDQFIFGRYPLSERWRPAIVGILFILLLLPMLIPSAPRKGLNAILLFAALPIIAFWLLHGGYGLEVVETPLWGGLMVTLVLSFVGIAVSLPCGILLALGRRSKMPVIRMLCVTFIEVIRGVPLITVLFMASVMLPLFLPTGWNVDKLLRAVIGVSIFTSAYMAEVIRGGLQAIPKGQFEGADSLGLGYWQKTRLIIMPQAIKLVIPSIVNTFIGTFKDTSLVTIIGMFDLLGIVKLNFSDANWASAVTPITGLIFAGFIFWLFCFGMSRYSGFMERHLDTGHKR from the coding sequence ATGTCGATCACCGATCAATCCTTCGTCAGAACGTCAATCCTTGCCGCCGAGCCGCCTCCGCGCGGAGAAAGGGGGGCCGGCGCCTGGATACGCCGTAATCTCCTTGCTACCCCGAAGGACGTGATCCTGACGATCCTGGCTCTTGCGCTGATCGCATGGGCGGTGCCGCATCTCGTCAACTGGCTATTCATCCAGGCCGTTTGGTTCGGGCCGGACCGCACATTCTGCGCGACGACGATCCAGGGCGGCATCCAGCCTGACGGCTGGAGTGGCGCATGCTGGGCCTTCATCAGCGCCAAGTACGATCAGTTTATCTTCGGCCGCTATCCGCTCAGTGAGCGTTGGAGGCCGGCGATCGTCGGGATCCTCTTCATTCTGCTTCTGCTTCCGATGCTTATCCCGTCGGCACCGCGCAAGGGCCTGAACGCCATTCTTCTATTCGCCGCCCTGCCGATCATCGCCTTCTGGCTTCTTCATGGGGGGTACGGCCTCGAAGTGGTAGAGACACCGCTCTGGGGCGGGTTGATGGTGACGCTCGTTCTGTCCTTTGTCGGTATTGCCGTTTCCTTACCCTGCGGCATTCTGCTTGCGCTGGGACGCCGTTCGAAGATGCCCGTCATCCGCATGCTCTGCGTTACTTTCATCGAGGTCATTCGAGGCGTTCCGCTGATCACGGTTCTGTTCATGGCAAGCGTGATGCTGCCGCTTTTCCTGCCCACAGGCTGGAACGTAGACAAACTCCTGCGCGCGGTGATCGGTGTTTCAATTTTCACGTCGGCCTATATGGCGGAAGTGATCCGCGGCGGCCTTCAAGCGATCCCGAAGGGACAGTTCGAAGGCGCAGATTCGCTTGGCCTCGGCTATTGGCAGAAGACCCGGCTGATCATCATGCCGCAGGCCATCAAGCTGGTGATCCCGAGCATCGTGAACACCTTCATCGGAACGTTCAAGGACACATCGCTGGTCACCATTATCGGCATGTTCGATCTGCTCGGTATCGTCAAGCTGAACTTCTCCGATGCCAACTGGGCAAGCGCCGTCACGCCGATCACCGGC